One region of Oryza sativa Japonica Group chromosome 5, ASM3414082v1 genomic DNA includes:
- the LOC4338296 gene encoding uncharacterized protein → MDPARYWILARRKLGDQKAPLFPTPHITIGAGGSSTSYYESWEERAFAEDSAGHLGGCIWPPRSYSCSFCGREFRSAQALGGHMNVHRRDRARLKLSGVVEDGTGGESHGMPPNQNYMIQPCPPQIGTLQHAYSPNPRSGSILAADTNPNSICDVVAYPARSLLQVAAARTALGKQVLNAPLVSSKSPSAGREHGKRETLFLGAVRLAQDHDTVSSNLDLRVGKNELKITTVLGCRSRRDFMYDNDRADDEKTVEASHKKRRIDLEVNPLILTSSTSNHQQQDGGDDQHHEKILKLYRSSSVEELDLELRLGEAPKEQ, encoded by the coding sequence ATGGATCCAGCAAGGTACTGGATCTTGGCCAGGAGGAAGCTGGGAGATCAGAAGGCGCCTCTCTTCCCCACCCCTCACATCAccatcggcgccggcggcagctccACCTCCTACTACGAGTCATGGGAGGAACGTGCCTTCGCGGAAGACTCCGCAGGGCATCTCGGGGGCTGCATCTGGCCGCCGAGGTCCTACTCCTGCAGCTTCTGCGGCCGTGAGTTCCGGTCGGCGCAGGCGCTGGGCGGGCACATGAACGTCCACCGGAGGGACCGGGCAAGGCTCAAGCTCTCTGGGGTTGTGGAGGACGGCACCGGCGGCGAAAGCCACGGCATGCCGCCAAACCAAAACTACATGATACAACCATGCCCTCCCCAAATTGGCACCCTGCAGCACGCCTACAGCCCAAACCCTAGAAGTGGCAGTATTCTCGCTGCTGACACTAACCCTAATTCCATATGTGATGTTGTCGCGTACCCTGCTAGATCCTTGCTTCAAGTTGCAGCTGCTAGAACTGCCTTGGGCAAACAAGTCCTGAACGCCCCTCTTGTCTCATCGAAGTCGCCGTCGGCTGGTAGAGAACATGGTAAGAGGGAGACGTTGTTTCTTGGTGCTGTTCGATTGGCACAGGATCATGACACGGTGAGTTCTAATCTTGACCTGCGTGTTGGGAAAAATGAATTGAAGATAACTACTGTTTTGGGGTGCCGATCAAGAAGGGACTTTATGTACGATAACGACCGCGCGGATGATGAAAAGACTGTTGAAGCAAGTCACAAGAAAAGAAGAATCGATTTGGAGGTAAACCCCCTGATTCTAACTTCTTCAACCAGTAATCATCAACAGCAAGATGGTGGTGATGACCAACATCATGAAAAGATACTAAAACTTTATCGTAGCTCCTCGGTTGAAGAACTAGATCTTGAGCTTAGACTCGGGGAAGCCCCAAAAGAACAGTAG